A region of the Anomaloglossus baeobatrachus isolate aAnoBae1 unplaced genomic scaffold, aAnoBae1.hap1 Scaffold_4547, whole genome shotgun sequence genome:
tttttttttttttttacaaacgcagtatgCAGTCTGTCGGAGGGTgagttcttttctgcactgcagagaacgcaacgtgcgcacatacctgtagaagttgtgccagtcacaactcctacataGGCCTAAGGGTGAGTACCTTACCTGTTGTCTTGTCAAatcccaccagataagaccctatctgcgcttcttatCCACAGCATACCTTAACCAtagaggaggttagaccaggagattagGGCCATATGTCATGCATCTCACACACTGGGAAACCTGTTCTTTCTCTACTGTGTTGCTGCCTGCttgtgattggtcagcatcatacaggggaATGGTTTCAGTGAATACTATATGATAACAGCCCCTTGGACTTAACAAACATGAAgttttttttcttgtgttgttTTGTAAATGCCATGCTGTGAAAAACCATATACCCAGACCAAGGTGGAAAAACAGCAACAAATAAAAAAAGCCACATAAACATAATAATCCAAACGCTTTTTCTGTAGTGTGATTTATAAGAATTCTAAATACAAAAATAAGCAACAAAAACAGTTAAAATGTAGCATTTTTTTCTGAAACCTGGTGACAAGACAATCTTACCTGGCACTCTGATGCTATTAGGCTGAGATGAACAGAAGAGGACATCTATTAGGTCACTGGCAGGTCCACAGTGATACTGACCCAATGCAGTCAAAGCTCTGCAGTAAAATAAACAGATCACTTAGAGAATACTAAATTATCAGACATGTAAAAAGGTAAATGCTTGCTTGGAGCCACATTAAATATTATATCGGTGAACTGTGTTATGAGCAATAGACTGATGTAATGTTACAGGAACTGCCACCTTACTAGGTAGAGCAATATAGAAAACAGTCTTTGCTGTAGGACTTTTGGATCCCTGAGATCAGTTTATGAGATCAGGGAAGGTCCCTGTGGTCGGATCCAGTATTTCACACAATTATACCCTCTCCTGTGAATCAATGatagattaataataataataataataataattccattAACGCTCCATTATTTAGAGCATAAATTAGAGCTTTCAGAAAAACTATagttttatattttaatataaatTAAATTGTTTAATATATTATTTAAAAAGAATCTCCACCCCACTTACTTTTTGATTCTTTTATAGGTGACATCATTGGCTAATTTCAGGAGTCTGTAGTTGGCCTCACTGCCCAGATTTAATGCATCACTATTCGCTTCATCAAAGGCCACACTGATAGCCTTCTGTGTAATGCCAGACACAATCCCTGTAGCAATAGCTTCTTTTGGGGCACTGGAGTCGTACAGTCCTACAATGTCACCTGCAACCGAGATTAAAGAAGAAATTAAACCAGACATTCTTCTTATATGTTGATACACACATAAATGTGCTGACAGAGCAACAGATATTTTTCCAgttattaaagggattttccaggatTTTCTAAATGACCTATCTTTAAAGGAGTACtttcaagttgtctcttgagcaacTCCAAACTCTGCAGTCTCATTACTTCCTGGTTTCTGGCAGGGCGGGCTCTCCTCCTTGATTGACAGTTCTGGTGAGTAGCAGAGCTGTCGTTTTAGTAGAACTGTAAAGATCAGCACAAGTTTGGCTGACACATAGTGGTTTTCTCTGCAGTGTACACTGCCATCACTGCTTTAACACATAAAGATCACAGGTTATTAAAACAAGCACATGGCTCAGGAGAGTGTGTGAGTCTACAGGTCTGATAAAAGCAGCTCAGTCAGGAGCTGTATGGGAAAGGCAAGAGAGGAGCAGTGAACTACttgtatagaaatcaatgggctggagagaCAGACTTATATGTTAAGAGTTAACTCCTCTACTAGAATTTTCCTACTGCACACACTGGGCAAGGGTCTAAGGAGGCACTTGTGGTCAATCTCCATGGACAAACACTGTccactatgaaagataaaagctctcacaaCAGGAAAATGACAGGTAGAAAAAGTAGCTACATTTCAAACTTAATTATTTTCATGCTATCTAACTATTTAAAAGCAATGTAACTTGAGAATACCCATTTAACTACTTGCAGACCACCCATAGACTTAAAACTTTTGGCTGGTCCACATGTTACTTTGTATTAAAGTTCTAAAATGTCAATGCAAAGTAACCAGCTGCACAAGGTCATACTGCTGCTGGAGCCAGGAGCCAGAACTCAGACAAAGCCAATCTCCTCACTGAGAAGTCAGACATGGTTTATTATCATGTCTGCCTTCCTGATCAATGTATACACAGAGCTGAATAAGTGTTGTGTATACAGTATAGGCAGCACTGACAGCGCTCCCTCTTCCAGACTAAATGATCACAAAATTGCTGGGTTTAGGGGTAGAGCAGGAACGGTTACAGGGGAAATTATACATATAAGGTGTTGAAATGCCCCCAAAGGTCTTTTATGACCTTATGTGGGACACAATAtgtgaaataaataaatgaatagtgattggcaaacccgaactgtaaagttcagggtctgtacCGGACACCCAGTGCCCATTCACCCCGAACCCAGACTTCTCAGGAAAGAGTGTTACTATTCGGGTTTGGTTTTCGGATAAAAATAAAAAGAAGTTAAACGGAAACAAAATGGGGATTAGGGCAGGACAGTTCTACTTATTGAATCTTTCAAGCGGATGCCAtgctgcttccaggtctgctcGTTAAATctgatgaatattcactgcttcccctgcccaccctctgcaaCAGTGTATATGATTGGTTGCTGGCAGACTGTTGgtgtgccggcatctgtgattggttgtggagtgtaaaaataaataaataattggacaaAATGGTGTATGATCCCTGTATATTGATATTCAGTGTATATGAAACAgattgctacaggctgcagcccccagctgcgtGCATTATCTTGCTGTGTATTAAAATACCAAAGACCccattcaacttttttttttaattgtttattcacactttgggcacaatttgtccattctcacttaggggtgtactcacttttgttgccagtggttttgacattaatggctgtgtgttgagttatttagagggcacgctATATTTACACTGTTATTCAAAGCTGAACAtttactactttacattgtatcaaagggtcataactagagttgagcgagtacctaactattcgcactCACTATACTTATAATGAATACTATCTAATACTCGCAAATTCATTCCGATTAGAGCAGGGgtttcaaactcggctgggtgtatgggccgcacagaggaaaaaaaaataatttggggggccgcattcttagcaggacaaagtgacattttaattggtaccatatataatatatatatatatatatatatatatatatatattattgtttattacacacctttggatcactgattttgaacattttcacttgtttattatagcaaacgtgcacattctttgtttaaatataaaaattatttttttttacattttattcctttcttgtaactaatagtcttacaattagcactaaatagaaattttgaccaacatcttttagtaatgttccccatattgttgtaacgtgcccatccttgtccccttgtagtattgtaccccatcctagtccccatcccacagtaatgtactcatccttgtccccttgtagtattgtaccccatcctagtccccatcccacagtaatgtgctcatccttgtccccttgtagtattgtaccccatcctagtccccatcccacagtaatgtgctcatccttgtccccttgtagtattgtaccccatcctagtccccatcccacagtaatgtgctcatccttgtccccttgtagtattgtaccccatcctagtccccatcccacagtaatgtgctcatccttgtccccttgtagtattgtaccccatcctagtccccatcccacagtaatgtgctcatccttgtccccttgtagtattgtaccccatcctagtcccatcTCATTGcaatttttctgaatgtgaacacagctccgcccctttcggccatgttttttccatctcctatataagaaagtccttagttacccctctccacccatagcagtttttaattgcaatgagatgacacacagttagggtcacagagctagggaccccaatatagagatatgccttgacgaggccttggggctcagttacattgatcaatgcgattgctaaatatctcctttttcctaatattcatggcaggtatgcaattcattattcacatgttcaaattagcaagtagcatttttcattgtatattccaatatttgtccatatgcttgaggcattatactattatctaagtttgatgtgcagccttatccgtatatagtatgtaatttttggcttgcactcataatatatatattagtgctcacttcagttatcctattcagttatatgtagtttttttctgaatgtgaacacagctccgcccctttcggccatgttttttccatctcctatataagaaagtccttagtatacctctccacccatagcag
Encoded here:
- the LOC142280525 gene encoding DNA-binding protein SMUBP-2-like, which gives rise to MEEFVKNQLELLQEEREAEIEETRAWQETVSLKELQRKGVCLLKLQVANQSTGLYGRLLVTFTPRKYGAEAVLPSHRFGSGDIVGLYDSSAPKEAIATGIVSGITQKAISVAFDEANSDALNLGSEANYRLLKLANDVTYKRIKKALTALGQYHCGPASDLIDVLFCSSQPNSIRVP